One stretch of Heterodontus francisci isolate sHetFra1 chromosome 22, sHetFra1.hap1, whole genome shotgun sequence DNA includes these proteins:
- the LOC137381524 gene encoding zinc finger protein 664-like, with amino-acid sequence MSETEKLGEWNGVLTAGSERRAEPGQIQHLQEREEPKHKHTCTTEKPWKCEDCGKGFSFPSQLEIHRRSHTGERPFICSVCEKGFTRSSNLLSHQLVHSDNKPFECSDCKKSFKSRNRLMQHQHTHTGKKPFTCSVCGKGFTHSSSILTHQRVHTGEKPFTCSVCGKGFAHPCHLQTHQRVHK; translated from the exons atgtcggagacagagaaactgggagaatggaatggagtccttacagcagGCAGTGAGCGTAGAGCTGAACCCGGCCAgattcagcatcttcaggagagagaggaacca aaacacaaacacacctgcaccacagagaaaccatggaaatgtgaggactgtgggaagggattcagtttccCTTCCCAGCTGGAAattcatcgacgcagtcacactggggagaggccattcatctgctccgtgtgtgagaagggattcactcggtcatccaaccttctgtcacaccaacttgttcactctgATAACAAACCTTTTGAATGTTCTGATTgtaagaagagctttaaaagcagaaacCGCCTCATGCAACACCAGCACACACACACTGGGaagaagccgttcacctgctcagtgtgtgggaagggattcacacaTTCATCCTCCatcctgacacaccagcgagttcacactggggagaagccgttcacatgctccgtgtgtgggaagggattcgctcatCCATGCCACCTGCagacacatcagcgagttcacaagtga